In Mytilus edulis chromosome 13, xbMytEdul2.2, whole genome shotgun sequence, a single window of DNA contains:
- the LOC139501671 gene encoding thrombospondin-2-like has translation MDRHKLLNVDRQTDHATSYNGNKWSVSRVLYTLKWTSCLIGLATGCVITVVMTLSLMLIIAPYLQFHNALISSKGNDVWSSYGDWKWQPCSVTCGHGIQKGERSRTCHSEEYCVGNETESMTRPCTIGHCKVDGQWSDWIVDGPCSVTCGKGTQDKFRECSNPYPQNGGKSCTGQRTKQTECNERECCPGITKPDSLQCANGWIRNDDFNACYCFSKRHTSWDNAQMYCRQQKAVLSSVYSKAESDWLSLKIRTAIGKDVWIGGKKVRYEYKWILSSGYGRMNFTNWAPNEPVMNPRHKTYICVQIWQSSSYQWDDFDCGYRQPFVCKNNL, from the exons ATGGACCGACACAAATTATTAAATGTAGATCGTCAAACTGACCATGCTACTTCTTATAACGGTAATAAATGGAGTGTTAGTAGAGTGCTGTATACCTTAAAATGGACATCGTGTTTAATTGGTTTAGCTACAGGATGTGTAATAACAGTTGTTATGACTCTGTCTTTAATGCTTATTATAGCACCATATTTGCAGTTTCACAATGCATTGATTTCGTCAAAAG GAAATGATGTGTGGAGTAGTTATGGCGACTGGAAGTGGCAACCTTGTTCTGTTACCTGTGGACATGGTATACAAAAGGGAGAAAGGTCAAGGACGTGCCATAGTGAAGAGTATTGTGTAGGTAATGAAACGGAAAGTATGACAAGGCCTTGTACTATTGGACACTGCAAAG TTGATGGACAATGGAGTGACTGGATTGTGGATGGACCTTGCAGTGTCACATGTGGTAAAGGCACACAGGATAAGTTTAGGGAATGTTCCAACCCATATCCACAAAATGGTGGAAAGTCTTGTACGGGCCAAAGAACTAAACAAACAGAATGTAATGAACGAGAATGTTGCCCTG GAATAACAAAGCCAGACAGTCTACAATGTGCAAATGGTTGGATACGGAATGATGACTTCAATGCATGCTATTGTTTCAGTAAAAGACATACCTCATGGGATAACGCTCAG ATGTATTGTAGACAACAAAAGGCCGTACTATCATCAGTATATTCTAAAGCTGAATCTGACTGGTTGTCTCTTAAAATACGAACCGCTATCG GTAAGGATGTATGGATCGGAGGTAAAAAGGTCAGATATGAATATAAATGGATTCTTTCATCGGGATATGGCAGAATGAATTTTACAAACTGGGCTCCTAATGAACCAGTGATGAATCCGAGACATAAAACTTACATTTGTGTACAAATATGGCAAAGTTCCTCATATCAATGGGATGACTTTGATTGTGGTTATAGACAGCCATTCGTCTGTaaaaataatctataa